In Mytilus trossulus isolate FHL-02 chromosome 10, PNRI_Mtr1.1.1.hap1, whole genome shotgun sequence, the DNA window tagaCTGAAAAACTAGACGGTCTCTTTAGACAATCTTTGTCTGATTAATAAAGACGGTGTTTGTTTTACTCAgcaaactaattttaaaagttcaagTTTTGCTGGCCTTTATAGAGCTTTTGGACATTATGACGTAAAACTGGTCTTATTTTCTCGATGTGAATTAATTACATCTTTTTTCGATCGTCAATCTCACGTAAACATGActactatatacatgtagatatatatgTGTACAGTCTTCATTTCAAAGTTTGATTTCAGGATTCATATTTCTGAGgggaaactattttttatgtgAACATCCTTCATAATGCTTAAGTTTCAGCTCTTAGGATGTTATTCTGACAATGAACTATTTGCACTGAAGAAAAATGTGTGTGAGGATACAAAGCTCCGAGGGAAAGTCGGAAGTCTGTCGTTACAGTTTAATCTAACGAAAGACTCtttacaaaataacattaaaaccgTTCGTCATGATTTAAAAGAGATTCGTCGGTCAACTGGTCGAAGTCAAGATGGAATACCGGTCATCAGATCGGCTTCTCACGCGTGTTCTGTATCTGAGTCGTTTCCGACTCCAAGTGTTCCCCAGATTATTCTTGATCAGATAATCCATTCGGATTATGGACGAAATCTGAACTTTAATAGTAGCGTGACAGAAAATAAGAAGAGAAGCTCGAAGAAAGTTCGAGCAATAACTGGAACGGTTCGTAGTTATAATGAATTAGAAAGTGTACTAAGAGCAGCAAGACGCAGGAAAATTAAATCTGAAGGTGGTTTAACGAAACAACTGCTTTCCATCGACCAATTACCAACAGATTTAAATCAAGTTGATTGTTCATCAGGATTAAGATCTCCGATTATCGAAGACGATGTATTTGATGATTCAAACAAAATCGTTTCTGGCTCCAGTCCGACGTTACAGTGTGTGGAACATTTAGAAAATGCTGAAACGCACTCACATAATCAAAATCATAACCTATCAACACGGACGAACCAAGAACAAAGTAACACAGAGTGCAATAACGAAACAGAAGAAAAACCAAAGGAATCAGCAAATAACATGTCGGGTTTTCACAGTCCATGGAAAGTGCATAATCGATCCGGAAAGTCAATTGACCCGTTAGAAATTCCGAATGTCAAAGACTGTTACCGACCGATGTGTAGACCGAACTGTTCTACCTGTCTTTCGAGAAAGAAGAAAACGCCATGTTTTCTAGTGCCCGGAATAAATATTAGCCATGATCACTTTAACATCGAAGAAAATGTGGAGGACGGTAACCAAGGCAATACGAAAagaaaaactttgaaaataaaaaataaaaaacacgaaAACACATCGATCAAAGAGAGCACAATTGATAACGGCGATATCGAGGCTCAATGTACAAACACTGAAAATTACCTTCCtgacttaaatatttcaaacgaGAAGGAAAGAAGAGACATTGCAAGTTTTGTTGACGAGTGTTTAGAAATTAGAAGAAATACGACAAGAAAGGTCATAAGTAAAGCAAGAATAACAGAACTTTCAAGACCTAAAGACGGAGGCAGAAAAGACGTCAGATTTTCtaaaacattcataaaaaaagaacttgagaaaatgaaaaaatcagaTCCAATTTCTCAGCTAACCTCCGAAGAGCGGAGACGACTACATagagttcaaggtcagattgcGCTATTTTTGGCTGTATTAAACCAAAGACGGGCAAGTCAAGTTAAACCTATGAATGAGGTTTTAGATAATTTTCCAATCCGAGACGATTTCCATCACCAACACGAGCCTGTTGCGTTACCGACAATTGAGATGCCAGGAAATAGCCGTACTCGAAGAAAGGTTTGGTTTAAGTGAATATATCACGCTGGATGTTGAACAATCTTGATATTGCAATGCCTGAACATTGATTCCTTGAtatcatgataaaatttaggCAACATCTAACTGGAACACTACTATCAGAACATCAGAATAGTCGCTATCGTGGTTTAAGCCTCtgattatttagaaaaatgtgaaGTGAACAATTTGTATATAATGCAGCCGAGCGGAAGTCgttattaattataataatgtacacatataaaattttaatatatattgtttatatatgttttttaatattggtaaatgtttgaaaatatcgtgttttatttattataattatcaGCTGATCTCCCTATGTAAGCCTTTTCTAAGAGTAATGAGTAAATAGATGACACCTTATTATGACCACATGAACACTCAGTTGTTCTTTTATGCTAGGAAGATTcaagtgaaatacatgtatgatgatTTATGTGTTTAAGGTGTATGCTTCTTTGTTTTTCTGAACCgtttatttaacataaaattatgCAAATGGTTATAAAATAGAAGCATTATTTCATTTCACTTCCATCATAAAATAGGGAGCTCGGTGGAATCATTGTTAATGAGATTACTATagccacaagagaccaaagcaAGAGGCTGCAAACCGTCATAGGGgtaccgtacggtcttcaacaatgagcaaaactcataATGTTTAGCTTAGGCTTTTCGAGGCGTCGGCCTGCCATATAGGcgaacaattcaaaagagaaaactaacggccttatgtatGTTACTTTCTGTTGCAACTAAAGTGACAAATTAAAACACTCCAATCAACTGTTGatagatatatacaaataaagaaatgtggtatgattgtcaacaAGACATCTCTACACAAGAAACCAGATATTATCTATAGGTTATCATACGTCTTTTAACAAtaggaaaatgaataaacccaTTCCAAATATTCAGATTTACAAAGacccagaaatgacaaatgtaaacgaGAAATCAAGCTGTTTGTTTGGGCTTAAAAGGTTTTATAAAACCAAGCTGTGCGGAACTACTAAGGCGTGCAAGTAAGTGTTCATTTCTATTAAATTTACTGTAATAAAGAAACCTACCTTTCTGTTGGTTCAAAGCAATTTCCTGCAATGATTTATTAAAGCGAATTTGAAAGTTTTccacaattttatcaaatgacgCATTAAATCTGTTCTGTTCGTGGTGGTGATATACCTGCATTGCACTCTCCCTTTTACGTTCATCTTTACTTAAttcttgtattttaaaagaaaacgaaTCCAACAGCGTGTTCATTTTTCTTTCGTACATCTCCGTTTTATTTTCAGACTCCAGTTTGAAATGGTCTATGGTTTCAAGGAAAGACTTATCAAACCGCGTTTGGTCTTCAAGATGTGCTTCTCGCATTGATTCAATAAATGtctctgtttttttctttgccaCGACGACTGTATCCAGACTGGAAGAAACAGATTCTTCCCATAGCTTCATCTTCTCGGCGTATACTTCCATTTTATGTTCCAAGCGCACAAGTTTTTCTAGCaacttttcttcaaaatcaaactttgaACAGACTGATAAGATTCCGGACTCTGAACCAATCGAGCTGGCTAAAGTCGcgaatattgataaaattaagCATACGAATTGAAAGAATATCATTTTGAATGTTCCTGAAGTCTGCACTTCATGAATAATGttgtttaattgaagtctgcgTATCGTTTTgtatcatttgatatacaatCTGGTGAGTTAACAAGCTGTCACTGAATGTTCTTATTATATAAAGGCGTAAGTGGATTTCCGCGGTGCGATAGCTGAATAAGTGTTTTCTAAGAGGAGGGTTATATCTAGTTCGAAGCTGCACGTGTTGTATTATGagttattaaaatcaaaatgatccATATGACTAATTAGTAACTTATCATCATTCAGGACCCGACAATTCATCATTTCATCcattgatgttaaaaaaaaaccactaacTTTTGATGCTAGCTTTTAAGTTCTCAGTAACTATCGGACCAATCCCccccaccaaaaaaaaacaaaaataaattaataaaaaatatgcatgcaGTTAAATCTTCAACCGGACCAATGTTTGTATTAATAACGTGGTTAAATTTACTTATAAGTGGGAGTTGTAGTGTAGGCTAGAACAGATAgaatcattttcataaaaagcGACGACAACCGCAATACTTTTGGTGCTATAATAATACTGAATTATTTGTTTGTCATCGGCTATCGAGATTAGTGATTTTACGCTTACTCATTCGGTCAGAGGACTTCCAATGGGGATTTAGTTCAAATTAAAGAGTAAAGTACAGTCATGCAGGTGCACAAGAAGGAAAAAAGATagtttcaatattcaacatttcaaTCAAAACACAAGTTTAAGCGAATAGAACATTTGGCGATCCCACAGTTCAAATTGTCTATAACACGGACGACATGACAAGTTACGGACGAACGTTCAACTAATCTGATCCAGTCGATTGATATTGATAACCTGAATACGTCAAGAAATTGTTTTGTCTACACTGTTATGGAAGTGATTCTTTTTTGCATAAGCAAACATATGAAACGATGATGACgcaaattttatacaaacataGGTTTATCGAACTTTAATGTTAGtgtctataaaaaagaagaaaaaagaaaaatcttatagaattttttcaaaacaaatatgttttaatattaacatttgaaattaGCTATGAAACAACctctaatttataaaataacttctaaaaatgaaacattatgtGGTTGGCTCATATGTAGTACGTAATGTTGTCTTTTTCATTAAAGATGTATGCCCCCACATTAAATATCATTGTTAATTTTCTGTACAATTTTTCGAAATAAAGAATGAGG includes these proteins:
- the LOC134686271 gene encoding uncharacterized protein LOC134686271: MIFFQFVCLILSIFATLASSIGSESGILSVCSKFDFEEKLLEKLVRLEHKMEVYAEKMKLWEESVSSSLDTVVVAKKKTETFIESMREAHLEDQTRFDKSFLETIDHFKLESENKTEMYERKMNTLLDSFSFKIQELSKDERKRESAMQVYHHHEQNRFNASFDKIVENFQIRFNKSLQEIALNQQKVALTACHSSYSSVSASTVVQFSNIKTNIGITDLSSYKSTGKFVCTVAGLYHVSAVMMSNTDAALYYIYKNNDTMITTYYGKVHNYQTRTRVLVTMLDAGDEITVRTGGSQYIFEYSCFTIVKLN